CACCACCACCCGCCGCGCCGACACCGGCAAGCGGGACGTACTCCTGACCGACACCGTCGGCTTCGTCTCCGATCTTCCCCACTGGCTGGTCGAGTCCTTCGAGTCCACGCTCGACTCCGTCTATCACGCCGACCTCGTCCTCCTCGTCGTCGACGCCAGCGAGTCGGTCGAGGCGATGCGCGAGAAACTCGTCACCTGCCACGACACGCTCTACGAACGCAACGAGGCGCCCATCGTCACCGTGTTGAACAAGATCGACCGGGTCGACGACGACGAACTCGCCGAGAAGCGGGAGGCGCTGTCGGCGCTGGCGCCCAATCCAGTCGCCGTCTCCGGGCTGACCGGCGAGCGCGTCGCCGAACTCCGCGACCGGATCGAGCGCGAACTGCCCGACTGGCAGTTCGAACGTCTCGTCCTCCCCATGGCCGACGACACCATGAGCCTCGTCTCGTGGGTCCACGACCACGCCAACGTCGAGAGCGAGGCCTACGAGGGCGAGCAGGTCGTCCTGGAGTTCGAGGCGCGACCCTCCATCGTCGAACGCGCCCGCGCGAAGGCGAGCGACCTCACGGCCGTCGACGCCTAGAGTTCCCGTTTCGTCTTCTCGATCACCCGCACGTCACGGATCGCGGTGTCGGGGTACTCGCCCTCGTCGTCCTTCTCGGCCGCCTTCACCATGTCCCAGACGACGTTCAGCCCGGTGGTGACGCCCTCCAGCGCCTCCATCTCGCAGCCGGTCTTGCCCGTCGTCTCGACGGCGACGGTCAGGGTCACTAGCTCGTCGCCCACGTCGAACTCCGTCTCGACGTTCGTGATCGGGATCTGGTGACACATCGGAATCGTCTCCCAAGTGTGTTTGACCGCCTGCACGGCGCCGACGCGCGCCGTCGCCAGCACGTCGCCTTTCCCGATTTCGTCGTCGCGGATGGCTGCGATGGTGCTGGGTTGGAGGTGAATCTCGCCGCGCGCGACCGCCCGTCGCGACGTGTCTGGCTTGTCGCCCACGTCGACCATCTGGACGTTCCCGGTCTCGTCGGTGTGGGTCAGGTCGTCCTGTGGGTCACTCATCGGCACCACCCCACAGCGCCCGCGGCAGTTCGGGTAAGAGGTCGCTCGCCAGCAGGCCGTACCCCTGCCGGTCGACGATCCGGTCGCCGGCGAGGCCGTTGGCGTAGGCGGCGAGCGTCGCCGCGTCGACCGGCTCCTGCGTCGAGAGGAGCGCCCCCGCCATCCCGGCGAGCACGTCGCCGGTGCCGCCGACGGTCATCCCCGGGTTGCCGGTGCGGTTCGCCCGGGCGTCGGCGCCGTCGGAGATCACGTCGTAGGCGCCCTTCACCAGTAGGGTGTGCCCGATATCGGCCGCGAAGTCCGCCACGGCGTCGAGTCGCGCCCGCCAGTCGTCGGCGCTCGGGCCGCCCATCCCCCGGAGTTCGCCCTGATGGGGCGTACACAGCAGGGTGGCCTCTGTCTCCACTTCCGGCACCACCTGCAGGGCGTCGGCGTCGATCACCGCCCGCCCGTCGTAGTCGGCGAGGAAGTCGCCGACGGCGGCGAGGGTCGCCTCGTGGTCGCCGAGTCCCGGGCCGAAGACGACGGCGTCGTGGTCGGCCGCGAGCGTCCGGACGTGGTCGAGGCCCTCGGCCGTGAGTCGGTCGCCGTCGAACGGGCGGAGGATCAGCCCCGCCTCGAACCCCTGGACCTCGCGGGCGACGGCGCGGGGACAGGCCACGCGCACCAGGTCGGCGCCGGCTCGCATCGCCGCCTGTGCGGCCAGGGCGGGCGCGCCCGTGTACGGCCCGCCGCCGACGACCAGTACCTCGCCGAAGTCGCCCTTGTGGGCGTCGCCGGGGCGGGTGAGGACGCGCCGGTCGCCCGGCCCCGCGAACAGTTCCGCCGTCTCGGGGATGCCGATGTCGGCGACGGTCACGTCCCAGTCGTCGAGACCGGGTTTGGCGTCGTGGAACGTGACGACGTGGTCGGCGTCGACGGCGACGCCAGCCGCCTCGCCCGTGTCGGCGTCGACGCCGGAGGGCACGTCGACGGCGAGTACGGTCGCCCCCGACTCGTTGATCGCCGCCGCGGCCGATCGCTCGGGTTCGCGGAGCGCGCCCGCCACACCCGTCCCGAGCATCGCGTCGACGACCACGTCGGGGGCGCCGAGGTCGAGGTCCCGGGAGTCGCGGACGACGCGGGAGTCGTACTCGGCTCGCTCCAGGGCGGTCCAGTTCTCGCGGGCGATGTCCGTCGAGATGGTCTCGGGGCGACCCAGCAGATGGACCGTGGCGTCGTAGTCGTCGAGGAAGCGCGCGGCGACGAAGGCGTCGCCGCCGTTGTTGCCGCGGCCACAGACCAGCGCGACCGAGTCGTCGGGGTCCGCGACCCGTCGGACCGCGGCGGCGACGGCGTTGCCGCTCGACTCCATCAACTGCTTGCGCGGGACGCCGAGGGCGGCCGCGTTCTCGTCGACCGCGGCCATGCGTTCGGCTGTGATCATACCCGAACGTTGCCCCGACGGCCGTTATACTATTCGCCACGGCGCGAACGCAACCCTTGTTTCACCGGCCGTCGAAACCCGGTCACGTGACCCGCCGGCTCTTCACCTCCCTCTGTGGCCTCGTCTTCTGTGCCAACTTCGGCCGCGTGGCCTTCGCGCCCCTGCTGGAAACCTTCCGCACCTCCTTCGAAGTGGGGACGGCCGGGCTGGGACTGGTGACGACGCTCGTCTGGGTCGGGACGGCCGTCCCCCGCATCCCCGTGGGCTATCTCGTCACGCGCGTCCCGCGGGGTCGGATCGTGATGGGCGCCGGGGCGTTGCTGACCGCGGGCGCGGCGCTGACCGCCGTCGCCACGTCACTCCCGCTTCTACAGGTGGGCGCCTTCGCCCTCGGCGTCGCCTCGGGCGCGTACTACGCCGCCGCCGTCCCGCTCATCGGCGACCTCTACCCCGACGCGGTGGGGCGGGCGGTCGGGGTCCACGGCACGGCGGCGCAAGCGGCGGCCGTCGTCGCGCCGGCGCTGACCGTCGCCCTCGTCGCCACCGCGTCGTGGCGCGCCGTCTTCTGGCTGCTCGCGGGGCTGGGCGCGCTCCTGACGCTCGCGCTCGTCGGCGTCGCCCGGCGACGGGCGGGCGGCGTCCCCCGCGGCGCGGACCGCGACTTCCGGGCGGCGCTCGGCCACTGGCGGGTCATCCTCGCTGCCGTCGTGATGATCGGTGGCGCCGGCTTCGTCTGGCAGGGCGTGTTCAACTTCTACGTCACCTACCTCGTGGCGAGCAAGGGGCTGGCGGCGGAGCGGGCGGGCACGCTCCTGACCGTCGCCTTCGCCGCCGGCCTGCCCGCCTTCTGGGTGGGCGGCCGCCTCGCCGACCGCCTCCCACACGTCCCGTACATCCTCGGCCTCGGTGCGGGCGTCGCCGCCGGCGTCGCGGCGCTGACCGTCGCGCAGTCGCTGCCCGCGCTCGTGGCCGTGAGCGTCGCGCTCGGCCTCGCGGCCCACAGCCTCTTTCCCGCGCTCGACGCGTACGTCCTCGGCGCGATACCCGACAACCGCGGGAGCGCGTACGCGGTGTACGGCGGCCTCGCGCTCCTCGTCCAGGCCACCGGGAGCGGCGCCGTCGGCGTCCTCGGCGAACGGTTCGCGTTCGACGCCGTCTTTCAGGGGTTCGCCGCGGGACTGCTCGCGCTCGTGACCCTCCTCGCCGGCCTGTATCTGATCGGCGGCTTCCCGACGACCGACGCCGCGTGAACGTATCACCTCGCTTACCGAACGAAATTGTGGCGAAGGATTTTTAATCTGGATTCGTAACCCACGACCCGATGTCAGGGCTCTTACCCTCCCATCTAGAGCGGGACGTGACGCCCGAGGGGGACGGCGAGCTCCGCGTCCTGTCCCTGACGGACGACGATGCGGAACGCCTGATCGGGTCGGTCTCCTCCGAGACGGCCCGGTCCATCCTGACCGCGCTGGAAGAGCGCCCCGCGACCGCGTCGGAACTCGCCGACTCGGTGTCGACCTCCCTCCAGAACGTGCGCCACCACCTCGGCAACTTACAGGAGGCGGGCCTCGTCGAAGTCGCCGGCACGCGCTACTCCGTGAAGGGTCGCGAGATGAAGGTGTACGCGCCGAGTCAGGACTCGCTGG
This window of the Haloplanus rubicundus genome carries:
- the moaC gene encoding cyclic pyranopterin monophosphate synthase MoaC; protein product: MSDPQDDLTHTDETGNVQMVDVGDKPDTSRRAVARGEIHLQPSTIAAIRDDEIGKGDVLATARVGAVQAVKHTWETIPMCHQIPITNVETEFDVGDELVTLTVAVETTGKTGCEMEALEGVTTGLNVVWDMVKAAEKDDEGEYPDTAIRDVRVIEKTKREL
- a CDS encoding NAD(P)H-hydrate dehydratase, translated to MITAERMAAVDENAAALGVPRKQLMESSGNAVAAAVRRVADPDDSVALVCGRGNNGGDAFVAARFLDDYDATVHLLGRPETISTDIARENWTALERAEYDSRVVRDSRDLDLGAPDVVVDAMLGTGVAGALREPERSAAAAINESGATVLAVDVPSGVDADTGEAAGVAVDADHVVTFHDAKPGLDDWDVTVADIGIPETAELFAGPGDRRVLTRPGDAHKGDFGEVLVVGGGPYTGAPALAAQAAMRAGADLVRVACPRAVAREVQGFEAGLILRPFDGDRLTAEGLDHVRTLAADHDAVVFGPGLGDHEATLAAVGDFLADYDGRAVIDADALQVVPEVETEATLLCTPHQGELRGMGGPSADDWRARLDAVADFAADIGHTLLVKGAYDVISDGADARANRTGNPGMTVGGTGDVLAGMAGALLSTQEPVDAATLAAYANGLAGDRIVDRQGYGLLASDLLPELPRALWGGADE
- a CDS encoding MFS transporter translates to MTRRLFTSLCGLVFCANFGRVAFAPLLETFRTSFEVGTAGLGLVTTLVWVGTAVPRIPVGYLVTRVPRGRIVMGAGALLTAGAALTAVATSLPLLQVGAFALGVASGAYYAAAVPLIGDLYPDAVGRAVGVHGTAAQAAAVVAPALTVALVATASWRAVFWLLAGLGALLTLALVGVARRRAGGVPRGADRDFRAALGHWRVILAAVVMIGGAGFVWQGVFNFYVTYLVASKGLAAERAGTLLTVAFAAGLPAFWVGGRLADRLPHVPYILGLGAGVAAGVAALTVAQSLPALVAVSVALGLAAHSLFPALDAYVLGAIPDNRGSAYAVYGGLALLVQATGSGAVGVLGERFAFDAVFQGFAAGLLALVTLLAGLYLIGGFPTTDAA
- a CDS encoding ArsR/SmtB family transcription factor codes for the protein MSGLLPSHLERDVTPEGDGELRVLSLTDDDAERLIGSVSSETARSILTALEERPATASELADSVSTSLQNVRHHLGNLQEAGLVEVAGTRYSVKGREMKVYAPSQDSLVVVGSEADKERFLDSLDRLVGVLAVLAVGAFAVQRAFGSGVVDLGGPGTAPRVGDGVGSATGPLLGLVPPGVAFLAGGLLVVALLAAWNRYTD